A region of the Methanobrevibacter ruminantium M1 genome:
ATTGCTGTTCAAATAGACATACTTTAAGAATGCCTTTGACTCTATTCTGCCGAATGCAGTATAGCGAATGCGTTCATCGATTGCATTTAATGCAATATCTGTTAGAAACAATGGATTTTCAATCTTATAAATCACCAAGTCCCTTAAAACAAAGCTTCGAGTGTTTTTTATAGCATAAACCAAATCCAGATAGTTGTCTATCCTTTCAAGAAGACAAAATGAAATGGTGTTTCTATAATAGTTCCAAGCTACCTTTTCATAATAAAAGGAATCCAGCCTATTGTCAAATAGACGCTCGTAATGCTCTAGGTCATGACTGTAAAAGTCATAAGTATTAAAGATATCAAAGTAATCATTTGAATTATCAGAGATATAATCGCATATCCAATCATCATCATAGAAATTAGCTTCCCTAATATCCTTATCGATTTGATTGACAGCTAAATCTAGTAGATATGCTGAATCAGTCAATCTTTTGATTGCAGTTTTTCGAATATCACTTGTTTTTCCATTCTTTGCAAAGTCAAACAATACAGAATTGTCAGATATTGCTTCAATAGCCAATCTAACCATTTCACAATTGGAATCGGCATATGCCAAATCAATGAAGTAAGACTCTTCAATCTCCTTATCTAAAGAGTAGGAATCATTAGACTCATTAAACAGTTTTTTTAAATCCGAATCTTCATTAGAACTATCAGAATCTCCCAAATAAGAATCATAATCCAAACCATTTAGATAGTCCAAATAAAAGTTCAAATAAGCATGTCCTCCATCATATGCCATTTGATAGAGATAAAAGCTCCTTTGGTCACCTTCTGCAAGCTTTAGCTTGTCATACATTTTTTTCCTATAGGAATCATTCTCTAATTTACTCTCATCAAATGGATTATGAATCTCATAATGGTAAAGGGCCTTTTCAAAAAAGATTTTAAGCTTATCTATCAATTCATTATAGCATTCATTAGCTGAAGAAATATAAATCTGATCCAATAGCTCAAAGTCAATCAGATCCCTTATTCCCTCATCATTATCCATTTCCTTAGGGACATAATCATCGATAGAGCTAATCATATGCCAAGACATGTCATGAAATTTCTTTTTAAAGTTAAATTTCTTATTTAAGGAAGGATTGAAAAGATTATATTTAAAAACCAAGTTCTTTAAAGCAGGAATGCGAACAATATCCTCATCATCACTAATGACTTTCTTTAAAACATCCACACCCTTTGTAGAATAGTTAGAAACTGCAGCGGCACGGACATCTTCATCATCATCATTCAATGCAAGGCCTTCTAAAAATTTGCTGTCATTTAAGCAAGGGTGACAAGCTGCAAGAGAGCGCAATTTGGGGGCTGATTCATTTTCAATTATGTATTTTAAGGCATCTTCATCAGTTAGATGTTTGTTTTCCAATGCTTTAATACGATAATCAATATCATTATGGTTTAAAGCTATTTCTTTTAGCTTAGACCCATCGTCAAGCATTTCTATAACAGCTAAAGCAAGCTCCTTTGGAACGCTGTCAATATCAATATGGTATAATGTGACTCCAAATAGATCAAGACAGTCTAAAGCAGCTATGCGAATGTCTAAATCCTCCTCTTCATCAGTTACTAAAGAGTCAAGAGGATAAAAAGGATTTAGAAGGCTGATTGAAAAAAGCCTATCTTCCTTCTTTTCATCTTTATTTAAGGCTCTTAAACGTTCCTCATCCAAATCATACATTACAGGAATAGTCATTTTTTTAACCTTTAAATTTTTATCTCAAGCTTTTTTTTCTCCCATCAAAGGAATACTAAAATATTCAAGAATTAGCTCTTTTTCTCCCCATCAAAGGAATAAATAATTCCACATAAAGAATCTTAAATTTTTTATTATTAATAAGTATATTTTAAAAAGTATTTAAATTGTATAAATAAATTCATTTATGGGATTTATAATGATTATTAATAAACTATTTAATATGAATGAAGATAATGAAATTTATTTAGTAATTATACTTGTATTAGCTCCTTTAATCTTTTCTATCATTGATTTTACAAGCTGTTTAGTAGATCATGGAGTAATAACATGGTTTAACTGCTATACATTTAAGACATATATTTGTTTTATTCCAATATTGCTTATTTGTTCTATTATAGCCAAAGTGATTTGGAGAGAGAAAAGCCTTAAAGATGTCCTTGAGATAGCATTTGCTCCTTTGTTTTTCTGGCTAATTGAAATAGGATTTGCATTGTTTGTCAGTTTATTCATTGGAGTATTTATTGATATGATTATAGGGATAGAAGCTATGGTTTGAATAAATAAAGTAATTAAAAATAATAGTTGAATAAATAAAGAAATTAAAAGCAATATTTAAAAAAATGATTAGAATAATTTTAGAGGCCAAATAAAAGAAAATTTATAAAAAAGGAGGTAAAAAATGGCTAATTGGTGTGAAAACAAATTAACAGTAAAAGGAACAAGTGAAGAATTAGTAAAACTTATAGAAGAACATGTAATTGATGGAGAATTGTCCTATAAGACATTTGCAACAGAACATAGATTATTCGGTGAAAATCATTTTGACCTTGATGAGATCTTAAATGAAAGAATAAGCGAAATAGTCTTTTGGTTTTCAACAAAATGGTCACCTGTCCCTGCAGAGAAAGTTTGTGAAGAGATAAATCAGACTTATCCCACCCTTAAGGCAGAATTATCATTCTTTTCAGCAGAAAGCGGATTTTGGGGACAATATAGCGACTATGGCGGTGAGGAGTATTATGAACTAAAAGAAGAGGATATTGAAAAAACAAGTGAGGAATTTTTTAAATTTGGACTTGAAGAAGGCTTTTTAGAAAAAACAGAAAGTGGAAAATACGCCTTCACCCATGATGTCCCTACTTTTAGATTATTATGACTCTTAAAATAAAGCAAAAATAGACAGAAGATAGATGCTCTTTTAATTAGATAGAGCATATCTTCCAATACTTTTTTTTAATTATTTTTTTAAATTAGATTTATTAAAAATAAATCCATATAAGTCCTTTTTTTAGAATTTATAAAATCTATAGAATTTATAGAATTTTTCCAAAATCTACAATTCAAAGAACCTTAAATTACCTAAAGTGTCACCAAGAATCAATTTGCCATCATTAACACTGACAGATGTTGCAAATATGTCTAAGAAGTAAGTATAAGTGCACTCATCATTCTTCCAGAATTTTAATGTCTTGTCTTCTGAAATAGTGATTAATCTGGACTCATCAAGATAGATATTTGTTATGGCCTTATCATGAGCCTTAAAGCTTGCTGTTTTTGTACCGCTTAAGTCAAATATCACAACAGATCCATCCTTAAATCCTGCGACTAATCTATCGCCACTTACTCTAATTTTAACAACTGGAGAATTGATTCCTGCATCAAATTCTGTTTCTCTTGGATATGAACTAATGCTTCCGTCTTCAAATCCTACAAATGCTAGATTGGAGTCGAATTGAGTAGCTAAGCTTGTAGCCTTTTTATCAAAGCCTGCCTCATAATCAGGCATGGAAATCTTTTTCTCTTCAATGAATACCATTCCATCACTGATTTGAGCAATATCAATGACAGGATTAGGATTGTCCCTATCATCAGCATTTAAGTCAATAAGCTTTTTGGACTTTTTAGAATCGCTTCCATCATCTTGGACCTTAATAGGCTCCCACATATCTGTAGCGTCACGGCTAGCTATCTTATATATCTTATTGCCGTCTTTCTCCTTCTTTACACCTGATAAGAGCAATTGTGACTTGTCCCTATCATATGAAATAGAATTGACTCTGAATTCACTTGCAAATTTATTAATGCATTCTTCCTTATTTAAATCCCAAGCAAATATTTCACCATTATCTGAAGCTGTAATCATATGATTTCCATCTATTTTTATTGACAATACAGACTCACTATGTTTAGTTTCCTTATTGGCTTCCACTTTCTTATTCAGGTCGATTACGCTTATGTCATTGTTCTCATTAGCTACAATGACCCATCTCTCATCACCATCAGTGAAATAGTCAATAGCTGTAGGTGACTTAATACCTGTCTGAATGTCCATAGGAATGTCTGAGCCTTCGATTTTAGCTATTTCAAACTTAGGCTGCCTTGGCCTTGGAATGTTCCAGACCCTTAGCACTCCCATATCTGAAATGGTTATTATCTGGTCCTCCTTCTCTAATGTGATAGCTTGGGCGAACTTGTCGTGAGGGCTGCATACCTGTGCCTCATCAATGCTTTCTCCACCGCCAGAGTTTTTAAGGGTGTTCCAGAACTTCATCTGTCCGTTTTCAGAAATCAAGGTAAGGAATCTCTTATTAAGTCCCATAAACCTTATTTCCTCTGATGAATCCAATTGGGTGGAGCTTTCCTCTCCTGCAGGATTTTGCTGATGCTGCCTGTTATATGCCTTTCTCTTTTCATAGACATCCCAGCCGTCAACCTCCTTCTCGTCACAGACAAGGATTGCCTCGTTTCTTCTTGGAACAAGGATTTGATTATATTTCTTATGCTCTATCTCTTTTTCTTCACATAGCTCTTTTGTATCCAGGTCTATTGTGAATATTCCCTCATGGGAAGATGCATAAATCTTATTATATGTTCCAGAGAGATAGATGTCTGTGATATTGGCATTTATTTTTGGATAAATGTTATCGTCATCCTTGAAGATTGAACGATTGTTTATGTCCCATTTATTGATTTGGCCATTGCTTGATGCCATCAGCATATTTTGGCCTTCATCTGTTGGTATTATTCTGATTACCTTAGAATCATGAGGCTCTTCAAGAATCTCCAAGTCATTGCTTTCAAGGTCAAAGAGGTTTAATGTTCCATCCTCATTTGCAGAGATAAGCAATTTATCATCGGTTATTTCAATGCTTGATGTGGATTTTGTTCCATTCACCTTTGGCCTTTTTATGATTGAGCTCTTTGGAGAGTAAAGGGAATTGGATTTTGGCTTTAAGACCATCTCATAATCAGCCTCAATTTCATCTATAAGTGGACTTATCACTTCATCATCCCTTAAGTCAACCATCCTTCCATATAATTGGGCAGGAAGCTCAGACTTATCATCAGAGAGGATAGGAGCAGAGAGTTCCAATGCCCGACCTATCAGGACTATTGAATGGTCCTCCTCATCCTTTATGAATGGATGTTGGGCATCTTCAAAGTCCTTGAACTGATAATCAACAATAAGATTGTTGATGTCGCTTAGATTGATCTTGTTTTTAATGAATGAGTATGAAGACAATATATCTTTCAATCTGTCAAAGTCTCTTGACTCGTTTGCATGGTATGGAAGCTCATTATATGAGCGGATATTTTCCCCTTTAAAGTTGAAACCATCTATAGTACTTAAGTCTAGGGTTTTATCATTAGAATCCGCCGAATCTTGACCTAAAGCATCTTTTAAGAAATAATCTGCAAGCAAGGCATTGACATTGATTAACTTATCAGAATCTTCCTTATCCTTAAAGTATTCATTCAAACGCTCATTCTTTGGAATGTTTTTAGGAGCATACCTTTCTTGTGCAGCTAGTTTGAAGCTTTCATAGAAGAAGTCGTCCCTTCCTTCCTTTCTTGCCATGAATGGCTTCACTTGCCTTAGGTTAAGGTTTATTGTATCTCTGATGTATTCATCATCCAAATCAGGCTTTGCGGCCTTTATTATGGAAGCCATTTCATCCCTGGACAATCCCACCCTTGCATTTGCAAGCAGTGCAAAGATTAAAGGAACAAGAGCTTCACCTTCAACAAGGTCCTCGTCATGCTCCAATCTTTCCAAAACATGGTTGAATGCTGTCTTTGGAGAACCTTGAGATTGCTTTTTAGAGCCTTCAGAATCATCAGAATGATTAGAAGAATCTTCAGAAGTCAATTTAGATTCATCTGCAAACTCATCCTTAATAAACTCTTGAATCTCATCCCTTAGCTTTTCAAATGAGGCAAATACCCTAAGCTCGGCCAACAATACCTTTAGGAAAAGAGGGTTTTTAGATGCATCGAAACTACATATGGTTTCAATATCCTTATTAGAAAGCTCCTTCAAGTAGTTTTTAAGATATGCATTGATTATCTTAGTCTTTTCGTTCTTACAATCCTCCAAGGCCTTAAGCTCAAAGCTATAGTTCTTATATTCTCCTCCAAGCTCATCCTCATGACCGTCCTCAAAGTAAGGGCAGATTGCATTTCTATCCTTTATGAATTTTAAGCTTTCGAGGCATAGTTCCTTATCTTCATTATCTTCCTTACATGATATTATTATCTTTAGATTAGATGATTCAGGTGCAGGGAGCCATTTTAGCATCTCTAAGCCGTCAGGCATCTGATTGACTGCATCGATTATGATTACAGACTCTCCCTTCTGGGAAATTTTATCAAGAATCTTATCTATGGATTTCTTTAGCTCATCCAAATTCTTTGGAATCTTGAAATCATCATCCTCTGTCAAACCTGCTTCTTGAATGATTGTATCCCATAGAGAGAATGCCTTTGAACTTAAATTGGAAGCTCCACAGAATCTCTTATAGATAGCCTTTTGGTTTGGCCTTGTCTCATCATATTTATTTGTATATTTCTTCTCAAGTTGAATGGCCAAGTTTGCAAGAAGCATAGTCTTACCGAAACCTGCCTCAGAGGATACAAGACATATCCTGCTTTCATCGGCGTCTTCAATGTATTTGCTTAATATGTCTGTGTCCTTTTTGATTGGAATATAGCCTTGGCTGTTAAGATATGCAAAGTTATCCTGTTGATTCAACTCATTCTGGAGGATTCTTTCCTCTTCGGTTAGGTCCTCATCCTCCTTAAAGTTTTCTGGGAATTCCAATTCCAACTGTCTCTTCATCTGTTCGATTATGACATCCTTAAGTGGCCTGCCGATTTTAGATTCTATATTTTCAGATTTCTTGATTAGACTTATATCCTTATAATCCTCTTTAACCTCTTTAAAATTACTTAGCCTGCCCATCCATTCATAGTCATTGTAACGGCGGACCTTTTTCTCTGGATCGTCCTTATCCTTATTGGTGAGAGCCTCAATTTCTGGAATCTTCAAGTTCCTGTTCCAATCCCCAGTGTACTTTGTTATTTCAATGTGAACCTTCTTTTCATCCTCTGGAAGATCACAGTCCCCTTTCATTTTGATTATTCTATCAACAATCTTTTGAGAGGAATTGTCGGCATCTTCGATGATTTCCTTGGTTTTTAAGGACAAGTCATCTATTATCTTAGGTTCCCTTATGCAATTGCCTTCGCTGTCATATTCTCCAGGGATAAACTCTCCATGTTCAGCATCTACCAAACCGTAATTTGTATATACCCTCTTTTGAGCGTCTGTGATTTCATCCAATGAGGACTTGTCCCTTATGAAGAATAGGGAATGTCTTGTACGTAGATTCTCTGGAAGCTCATCGTCATCATTTAAAAAGTCTTTTAACGGTGAAAGCAATGCATGCTCAATTTCCATTTCAGTGGCTGAAAGACCGCTATAGGCTGCAATCTCCTCATATCTTTTGAAAGTGTCATCGCTGATGTCTTCAGCGAAATCTGGAATCCATCCCCTCCTTTGAGCGAGGAAACATAAGAAGAATGGACGGCTTTCGTCAATATTGATTAGGCACTTTTCGATTGTGCTTTTGTTGTTGGAGATTTCTTCTGGAACTCCCCATCTTAAGTCAATGTTTGATAAGTGTATCTTGTGCTCTTCGCACCACTCCTCTAGCTCTGGGAAGACCTTTTTGATAAGGTAGTCCCTTTCTGCATGCATGTCTATGAAACTGCTGCTTATAAATATAGTTGCATATTTCCATTCCATAAGGCTCACCTAATTTAAAGAATTTTGTCAAATAAGTTTTATAAAGGGTTTTAAAGAGATTTTAAAAAAACTGTTTGTTTAAAATAAACTTAAAAAAACTGTTTGATTAAATTAAAAATTGTTAAAAATTTTTTTATATGATTAATATTATGAAAAGAATTATTATTAAATGTTTATATAATCTTTCATAATAATAGAAAATAAGTAAATTTATAAAAAAGAGAAAAAACAATTTTTTCTGGTGAAAATTAAAAAGGGTTAAATAAAAGAAATAAGAAATTAAATAGAAAAATAAGAAATTAAATAGAAAGCTCCACATCTGCAATGGTCAAAAAGAACTTGCATTCATCTAAAACATCATCCAAATAGTTCAAATACTCTAAAGATGGATAAACAGCTATCTTATCATACCTAGCCATATCAACCAATATATCAAGATAATCAATTATCTCCTTTTCCTCTATCTCTTCAATATTCTCATAGACTCTCTCTATGCTTTGATAAATGCCATTTTTTAAAAAAAGCTCTTTTTTATCTTCATCACGAGCAAAATCCCTAATTTTATTGTATTTTTTTATAATCTCATCATGCTTGCTCTTTAAATTATCATAATTATCAATAAAACCATTATAATTATTGTAATTATTGAAGCTAAATGAATTATTAAAGCTTTGCCTTAAATAAGGAATAAATACTTCAAAATCAATCATATTAGACTCGTTTATATTTATATTCAATTCTA
Encoded here:
- a CDS encoding HEAT repeat domain-containing protein — encoded protein: MTIPVMYDLDEERLRALNKDEKKEDRLFSISLLNPFYPLDSLVTDEEEDLDIRIAALDCLDLFGVTLYHIDIDSVPKELALAVIEMLDDGSKLKEIALNHNDIDYRIKALENKHLTDEDALKYIIENESAPKLRSLAACHPCLNDSKFLEGLALNDDDEDVRAAAVSNYSTKGVDVLKKVISDDEDIVRIPALKNLVFKYNLFNPSLNKKFNFKKKFHDMSWHMISSIDDYVPKEMDNDEGIRDLIDFELLDQIYISSANECYNELIDKLKIFFEKALYHYEIHNPFDESKLENDSYRKKMYDKLKLAEGDQRSFYLYQMAYDGGHAYLNFYLDYLNGLDYDSYLGDSDSSNEDSDLKKLFNESNDSYSLDKEIEESYFIDLAYADSNCEMVRLAIEAISDNSVLFDFAKNGKTSDIRKTAIKRLTDSAYLLDLAVNQIDKDIREANFYDDDWICDYISDNSNDYFDIFNTYDFYSHDLEHYERLFDNRLDSFYYEKVAWNYYRNTISFCLLERIDNYLDLVYAIKNTRSFVLRDLVIYKIENPLFLTDIALNAIDERIRYTAFGRIESKAFLKYVYLNSNDFRIKLLYLSKTTDNAILEEAFLNEENDVLRKYVLDNSNFKISPKVIEHCINEESVISDYAENKFAEQFVNYRLMDKKFL
- a CDS encoding DUF4062 domain-containing protein, translated to MEWKYATIFISSSFIDMHAERDYLIKKVFPELEEWCEEHKIHLSNIDLRWGVPEEISNNKSTIEKCLINIDESRPFFLCFLAQRRGWIPDFAEDISDDTFKRYEEIAAYSGLSATEMEIEHALLSPLKDFLNDDDELPENLRTRHSLFFIRDKSSLDEITDAQKRVYTNYGLVDAEHGEFIPGEYDSEGNCIREPKIIDDLSLKTKEIIEDADNSSQKIVDRIIKMKGDCDLPEDEKKVHIEITKYTGDWNRNLKIPEIEALTNKDKDDPEKKVRRYNDYEWMGRLSNFKEVKEDYKDISLIKKSENIESKIGRPLKDVIIEQMKRQLELEFPENFKEDEDLTEEERILQNELNQQDNFAYLNSQGYIPIKKDTDILSKYIEDADESRICLVSSEAGFGKTMLLANLAIQLEKKYTNKYDETRPNQKAIYKRFCGASNLSSKAFSLWDTIIQEAGLTEDDDFKIPKNLDELKKSIDKILDKISQKGESVIIIDAVNQMPDGLEMLKWLPAPESSNLKIIISCKEDNEDKELCLESLKFIKDRNAICPYFEDGHEDELGGEYKNYSFELKALEDCKNEKTKIINAYLKNYLKELSNKDIETICSFDASKNPLFLKVLLAELRVFASFEKLRDEIQEFIKDEFADESKLTSEDSSNHSDDSEGSKKQSQGSPKTAFNHVLERLEHDEDLVEGEALVPLIFALLANARVGLSRDEMASIIKAAKPDLDDEYIRDTINLNLRQVKPFMARKEGRDDFFYESFKLAAQERYAPKNIPKNERLNEYFKDKEDSDKLINVNALLADYFLKDALGQDSADSNDKTLDLSTIDGFNFKGENIRSYNELPYHANESRDFDRLKDILSSYSFIKNKINLSDINNLIVDYQFKDFEDAQHPFIKDEEDHSIVLIGRALELSAPILSDDKSELPAQLYGRMVDLRDDEVISPLIDEIEADYEMVLKPKSNSLYSPKSSIIKRPKVNGTKSTSSIEITDDKLLISANEDGTLNLFDLESNDLEILEEPHDSKVIRIIPTDEGQNMLMASSNGQINKWDINNRSIFKDDDNIYPKINANITDIYLSGTYNKIYASSHEGIFTIDLDTKELCEEKEIEHKKYNQILVPRRNEAILVCDEKEVDGWDVYEKRKAYNRQHQQNPAGEESSTQLDSSEEIRFMGLNKRFLTLISENGQMKFWNTLKNSGGGESIDEAQVCSPHDKFAQAITLEKEDQIITISDMGVLRVWNIPRPRQPKFEIAKIEGSDIPMDIQTGIKSPTAIDYFTDGDERWVIVANENNDISVIDLNKKVEANKETKHSESVLSIKIDGNHMITASDNGEIFAWDLNKEECINKFASEFRVNSISYDRDKSQLLLSGVKKEKDGNKIYKIASRDATDMWEPIKVQDDGSDSKKSKKLIDLNADDRDNPNPVIDIAQISDGMVFIEEKKISMPDYEAGFDKKATSLATQFDSNLAFVGFEDGSISSYPRETEFDAGINSPVVKIRVSGDRLVAGFKDGSVVIFDLSGTKTASFKAHDKAITNIYLDESRLITISEDKTLKFWKNDECTYTYFLDIFATSVSVNDGKLILGDTLGNLRFFEL